The Microscilla marina ATCC 23134 genome contains the following window.
ACGCCAAGGCTGGCCAACCGCTCGACAAGGTGTGTTTGATTGGCCAAAGTGGTACCGGAAAAACAACCATTTTGAACCAGTTATACAATGTATTGCTTCATTTTTTTTATGGCACTCAAGCCGAGTTGTACACCGCCAAGCCACCCAGCAATTTTAACTTTTCTATCAAGGCAAGCTTTGACCAAATGCGCTCGGTAGAGGTCTTTATTGCCAACAAAGAAGTGTTGATTTATGACCCTCAAGACGATTTTGAGATTGATTTACCTACTTTTTTTGCGGGCTTGGTAGAGCAGGGCTATTATGACAAATACCATAACAAATTGGTGAATTTTCCGGCAGAAACCATTGATAGTATCAACAACATTTTGCAAAACCAAGTGGTAGAAAACCCTTTGCGGAACATTCGTACGAGCGATAATATGAAAGAGAAAATTATTGCCGAAAGGGAAAAGCTTGCCACCAAAACGGTGTATAATTTTGCCAGCGATAATCCGCTGGAGTTGTGGAAGTCGATCTTACTGGATTTGCAAGAATACGAAGACGCCCGAAACTACTACAGTCGACAAATTTCAGAAGCTTTGCTCGAAAACGATGACATGCCCATAGAAAACCTACGCGATCAGTTTAGGCAATGGAAAAACGACAATCCCAACCCGCTGGAGGCTTTGGGCAATTTGTTGAATCCTATTTTGAACCAGTTTCAACTAGAAGTAAACACCAAGGCAGAGTATAAATTTAGCGAAGAAGTCAAATTTATTCAGGTCAATACCTTGGCAGGCGATAATGTACCTTATAGTAAGTGGAGTACGGGTACCAAGCAAATTATTTTGACCGCCACGCCTTTGTTTAAGCTCAACATGCGCAATACGGTCGTGTTGATGGATGAGCCAGAGCGGTCGTTGTACCCCAATATGCAAAGTATGGCCATTGATTATTATACTCGACTTGCTCCACAGGCACAGTTTTTATTTGCTACTCATTCGCCCTTGATTGCCTCAAGCTTTGACCCTTGGGAAATTGTAGAGTTGCAATTTGACGAAACAGGCTTTGTAGAACGAAAGCCTTATTATAAGGGTGCCAACCACATAGACAATTATACGCCACACCCCAAAGCATTGCGGTGGGATGAGGTTTTGCAGCAGTTGTTTGGGCTAACTGCCGAAAGTTACGAAACCAGCGAACAACCATTGCGTAGGGCATCGGCGCTAAAGGCAAAACTGAAGGGGTGGATGGAAAATGGCCAGATGGAGACCCCAGAGGCTACAGCGGCACTCAAGGAGTTTGAGCAACTGTCACAGCGTTTGGCTTGGCAGGTAATGAATATTTAAGTATTAGCCCCAAGGTGCAAGCGATAAGCTGCAAGAAGGCTAACACTTGGGGTGAACACTTGATGCTTGAAGCTTTTAAAAAAATGATAGAAAAAACCATACATATAGCAGGTGTAGGCGAGGTGTTGCTTGTAAAGAGTAAACGTGCCAAACGAGTAAATATAAAAATAGCGCCTTTGAAGGGAGTAAGGGTAACGGTACCTCACAGGGTAACCTTTGCCAATGCCGAAAAACTGGTGCTTGAGAAAAAAAGCTGGTTGATGAAGCACATACCCAATATGCAAAAACTGGAAGGCAAGCTTACCCTGTTTACCCCCGATACCCAGTTTACTACTTTCTCACACGAGTTAGTATTTGTAGTAGATGCCTCGTCGGAATTGCGTGCCAAAGCTGACCAAACCAAGCTGACCATTATATACCCACCTGACACTGATTTTGCGAGTATCGAAACCCAGGATTTTATTCGCCATTGTATTGTAGAAACCTACCGCCGGGAAGCGAAAGTTTTTTTGCCGGGCAGGGTGCGTGAGTTGGCTACCTTACACCAGTTTAAATTTAGATCGGTACATGTCAAAAATGCGAAAACCCGCTGGGGGAGTTGCAGTTATGACAATAAAATTAATTTGAATTTGCACTTGATGCGTTTGCCAGCTCACCTGCGCGATTATGTGATTTTGCATGAACTATGTCATACGCAAGTAAAAAACCATAGCCAGGATTTTTGGGATTTGATGGACAAGGTGTCGGGCAATGGGCGCGGACTGGACAAGGAGTTGGATCAGTGGCAAATAGAAGTATTTTAGGGAATGATATTAAACATTGAAAAAAATTACTAACCAAACAATTGACAGAATATATGGATATACAAAAACTACGTGCTGATACTCCAGGATGCCTTCAGGTAACTCATTTAAATAATGCAGGAGCAGCGCTCATACCTCAAGCGGTAATCGATGTTCAGCGCGATTATATGAACCAGGAAGCAAACTATGGGGGCTATGAAACAGCCGCTAAGTTTGCCGATGAGCTCCAGACTACTTATACACGGGTTGCCCGCCTGATAAATGCCCAACCCAGCGAAATAGCCCTTGTAGAAAGTGCTACGGTTGCCTGGGGAAAAGCTTTTTTTGCGCTCGACTTGCAGCCAGGCGATCGGGTAGCAACAGCTATGGCAGAGTATGCTTCTAACTATATCAATTATTTGCAAGCACAAAAAACACATGGGATAAAAATAGAAGTAGTGCCTAATGACAAACACGGGCAACTATCGCTAGAGGCATTAGAGCAGTTGCTTGCCGAAGACAAAGCAAGTGAAGGGAAGATAAAACTAATAAGTATTACCCATGTGCCCACCAATGGAGGGTTGGTAAACCCTGCCGAGGAAGTAGGTAAACTTGCCAAAAAATATGGCGTTTTGTATTTATTAGATGCTTGTCAGTCTGTAGGGCAGTTGCCAGTAGACGTGCAGCAAATTGGTTGTGATATGCTTTCGGCTACTGGGCGAAAGTACTTGCGTGCTCCTCGCGGCACAGGTTTTTTGTATGTAAGCGAACGTATTTTGCAAGACTTAGAGCCCAAAGTATTGGATTTGACTTCGGCAAAATGGACGGCAAAAAGTGCCTATGAGATGCGTACCGATGGGGTACGTTTTGAAAACTATGAATATAACCGGGCAAACCGACTGGGGCTTTCGGAGGCGGTACAATACGCCCTTGACCTGGGAATGGAGAACATTTGGCAGCGGATTCAACAGCTGGGTAATTTACTGCGTCAGCGTTTGGTTGAGTTGCCCAATGTACAAGTGTATGACTTGGGGCTGGTAAAAGGTGGCATTGTTTCGTGGGGCATTGAGGGCATTCCGGCGGAGTTTGTTGTTGAAAAACTGAGAGAGGTACAAATCAATACTTCACTTATTCTGGAAAGTGGTACTTTGCTAGATATGCAAGAGCGTGAGTTGCCCCCCTTGGTGCGGTCATCGGTACATTATTACAATACCGAAGAGGAGATAGAGAAGCTTTGTGGGGAGCTGAAGAAAGTTATACTACTATATAGTCGGATTGAACACGTATAAATGATGAAAAAAGGCTTGGAGTAGATTCAAGCCTTTTGATGATTACCCTATCGATTGGTGCAAATGTCACCCAGGTCACTAAAAAACAAAGCCTCCACCACGCTATTGCCTATACGTTTAAAAGCTTGCCGCTAAAAAAAAACCGACTGACTTTATAATATTAAGCCAATTACCGTATTTTTGCTGCGTTATTGATAATTTGATAAACGGCTCACCTTCTCTTATACTTAAACAAAAATGGTTTTGAGGATGGATTTTGACTAATTGTCTGAATACCAACATTAATCAATCCTGTAAATCCTAAAATCACTTTAATCCTAGTATATTTTTACCGCTTATCAACTGATTGTAAAGATATTAAACTATAAAACTGTTACTTTGGAAGAGCAACTCACTACCGTAGAAACTGCCATGCAACTTGGCTTGTTGATTGAAGAATTTGAGAAAATAAAGGAGCTATTGGGGCGAACTCCTAATTTTACCGAACTCAGTGCTTTTTCGGTGATGTGGTCGGAACACTGCTGCTACAAAAGCTCTATTTTGTGGCTTAAGAAGCTTCCCAAAAGCTCACCTCGTATGCTTGCCGAAGCGGGCGAAGAAAACGCTGGATTGGTAGACATTGGCAATGGCTTGGCGTGTGCTTTTAAGATTGAGTCGCACAACCACCCCTCAGCCATTGAGCCTTACCAAGGGGCTGCTACTGGAGTAGGAGGGATCAACCGCGATATTTTCACTATGGGGGCGCGTCCCATTGCCCAACTCAATACTTTGCGTTTTGGCGATATTGACCTCGAAAAAACCAAACACTTGTTGCGTGGGGTAGTCAAAGGAATTGGCGATTATGGCAATGCTTTTGGAGTACCTACTGTAGGTGGTGAAGTATATTTTGACTCTTCTTACAATACCAACCCATTGGTAAACGCTTTTTCGGCAGGTATTGTAGAAACCGATAAGATTGCCAGCGCCATTGCTCTAGGGGTGGGCAATCCGGTATTTATTGTAGGTTCGGCTACGGGTAAAGACGGTATTCACGGGGCGGCGTTTGCGTCTAAAGACATTACCGAAGATTCTGCCAAAGATTTGCCCTCGGTACAAGTAGGAGATCCTTTTCAGGAAAAGCTATTGCTGGAAGCTACCCTTGAGGTAATTGCCACCGGAAATGTGGTAGGTATTCAGGATATGGGTGCGGCTGGTATTATATGTTCGTCGTCTGAAATGAGTGCCAAAGGTGAGCACGGTATGGACATTGACCTTGACAAGGTGCCTTTGCGCCAGGAAAATATGTTGCCTTTTGAAATTTTGTTGTCAGAGTCGCAAGAGCGAATGCTGGTAGTGGTTGAAAAGGGCAAAGAGCAGGAAATTCTTGATATTTTTGATAAGTGGGATTTGAATTGTGCTGAAATAGGAACCGTGACGGAGTCTAACAATGTGCGTTTCTTTCAAAAAGGGGAGTTGGTGGCCGATGTACCTGCCAACGCCTTGGTATTGGGGGGCGATGCACCTATCTACGAACACAGCTATACCGAGCCAGACTATTTTCAGCAATACAAGCATTTTAAGACTGAAGATGTTCCTGAGCCTACCGATTATGCAGCGGTTGCGCAGTTTTTGATGAAACACCCTAATATTGTTTCCCGCCAATGGATTTATGAGCAGTACGACTCTATGGTAGGCACTGCCAACGCCTCTACCAACTCGCCCGCTGATGCTGCTGTAGTACACATAAAAGGAGCTGATCAGGCAATTGTGATTAGCGTAGATTGCAATGGACGTTATGTACAGGCCGACCCTAAAATAGGGGCAATGATTGCTGTGTGCGAATCGGCAAGAAACGTAGTATGTGCAGGTGGCAATCCAGTGGCAATTACCAACAACCTAAACTTTGGCAACCCTTACAACCAAGAGGTATACTGGCAGTTTGTTCAAAGTGTGAAGGGCATTATTGACGCTTGCGAAAAGCTGGAAACCCCAGTAACGGGTGGGAATGTGAGTTTTTACAACCAGGCATCTACGGTAAGCAAAGAGGGAGGCAATGTAACCAACGCAGTATTGCCCACACCTACCATTGGTATGTTGGGGTTGATGGATAACCTTGAACACCGCATGACGCTTGACTTTAAAAATGTGGGTGACATTATTTATGTGATTGGTGAACCTAAAAATGATATTGCCGGATCTGAGTATTTGACTTCTTATCACAACTTCAAAGAGTCTTCGGCTCCTCACTTTGACCTTGAGGCAGAGTATGACTTGCAGCAAACAGTGAAAGCGTTGATTCGCGACAAGCAAATACAGTCGGCACACGACATCTCAGACGGAGGTTTGTTTGTAACCTTGGCAGAGTCGGCAATGCCGCGCGATTTAGGTTTTTCTATATTGACTACTTTTGACGAAATTGATGTGCGCAAGGATGCTTTCTTGTTTGGAGAGTCGCAAAGCCGGGTAGTAGTTACTATCAAAGCTGAAGACCAAGATCGTTTTGAAGATTTTATGAAAGAGCAATCAGTGCCTTTCTTTGAGGTAGGAGTGGTTACAATAAGCGACTTTAAGGTAGATACTCATGTGCTGATAACGACCGAAGACGCCAAAGATATGTACCAAAATACGTTGGGTCGCCACATGGATGGGGAGTTGGCGCAGGCTTAGATGGGGTACTAAGTAAATTATTATATATGACACCGATAAATTCTTATTTTTGATAATTTATCGGTGTTTTTTTTGATCAGCCATCTTTTGAATCTCTGCTACGGTGACTTTTGTTAGGCTGGCAATTTCTTGCAACGTCATTTTACCTGACTTCAACAAACCAAGTATCAATGCTGTTTTCTCTTCTTGTTTACCTTCTTCCCGGCCTTTTTTTATCCCTTCTTTTACGCCTTCTTCTTTTCCTTTTTTTACACCTTTTAGGTAAAAAGCATCTTTTTCAATGTCATAAGTAAGTGCCATAAGAAAACTTTATTTGATTTGATCAGCATTTTTTTTCACTTGTTCCAGGCTAATTTGTGCAAGCTGGGCAATTTCATTTAAGGTAAGTTTACCAGATTTGATCAAGCCAAGCACCATTTCTGTTTTGCCTTTTTTTATCCCTTCTTCGATTCCTTCTTGTTTTCCTCTTTTTACTCCTTTTAGGTAAAAAACATCTTTTTCAATGTCATAAGTAAGTGCCATAAGAAAACTTTACTTGATTTGATCAGCCATCTTTTGAACCTCTGCTACGGTGACTTTTGTTAGGCTGGCGATTTCTTGCAATGTCATTTTGCCTGACTTCAACAAACCAAGTATCAATGCTGTTTTCTCTTCTTGTTTACCTTCTTCCCGACCTTTTTTTATCCCTTCTTTTACGCCTTCTTCTTTTCCTTTTTTTATCCCTTCTTCTTTTCCTTCTTCCTTGCCTTTTTTTACACCTTTTAGGTAAAAAGCATCTTTTTCAATGTCATAAGTAAGTGCCATATCATCTAATGTTTGTTCGGTTTCAATAGTTAAATTTCTCAATCGGGCAAGTATAGCAAGTTGCCTGATATACTTTTGTAACGTGCCAGGATCTTTAATTAGTACCAGAAGTCTTGAAATTATTTGTTTCAAAACTTGTAAAGCATCTGCTTGCTGAAAGTCACCCAGTACCGCGAGCAGTATTTCTTCTGGTATGTTTGACGCAAGCCATTGCTTATACTTGATTTGACTTAAGTCAAGCAATTCAAACCCTGTAAAAATCTCTTCTGGATTTAGGCGAGTACGCATTTTGGGTGGTTTGTTCCCGACATAAATTACAAACTGGCGTATGGAAAGTTTATATTTTTGTTGCAAAATAGCAAAATACAACTGCATTCGTTCCACCATTCCCTGTTCGTCGTTGGTTTGAAACTCCAACTGAACAATCATTTGTTCGCCTTGGGGTGTAGTGATTTTTCTCAAAAAATCAGCTTCCCGCTCCAGCGTAGTTTGCAGTTTGTCTTTCAGCTCTTCGCTTTTTTCTACCTTTATGTTGAGGTAAGTTTCGCTCAACGATAAAAAGAACTCTCCTACATTCTCTTTAAATATCTTGTCATATTGGTTACTCATACAATAGCTTTTGGTTACCCAAAGTTAAGCAATCCATTGCTATGACTAGTATATTTTTAATCAAAATGTTTAAATTGTATTTTTCTGTAAATATACAAATACGCTCACTGCACCCAATCACCCTTTGCCTTGGTTTTTATCATAAGCATCCCAATAAGTTTAAACAGTGAATGGTATCTTGTTTTCACACATAAACTTTTGAATTGTTTCTCCTATTTTCTCTAACAACTCATTAGAAGCCCCATTTGTAAACTGTCGGGTATGAATAACTAGCTTAGGCTGATTGGTGTTGTTACTGTAGTGAATCCAAAATTTATTCTTGCTATTTTCCAAGGGTACTTCTTTATCAAAGTTTACTTCAAAAATACGGTCTATTTCCCTGGCATCTCCTTCTCCTTGGTTAATGATATAATCAGCATCTAAAGCGGTGATTACTACTACCCGAAAACTACGGATAAAATCACTTTCAAAAAAAGATTTTTTCCTCTTAGCAAGTTGGGGTTTAAAATTCGGGTCTTTCTTTGCATCACTTGTGTTGAGAGACGGTAAGTCACTCAATTCGATAGTAAACACTTTACTTACAAAATCTATTGTATAGTTGGGTAAAGGGTCTTTCCTGCCCTTGATTATATCATAAAGCTTTTGGTACTTTTGCCAGGTATGGTTATAGTTTCTCAGGTTTGACCCTTCAGGAGGAACATATTGCTCTGCGTATACACCCCCACATAGGTTTTGCCGAAAGTAGGTGGCGTTTTGTTTGTGTTCTTCCATACTTTTTTTGTCATTTGGGTCAAAACCAGCCTCTTTACCTATCAACAAGACATGAGACATAGGGTTTCCCAGCCCAACATATTGGTTTAGTTCAATACACTGTGTCACCAACTGTTCGAAGTTGTTGTTTTTTTTTTCATAAAAAACAGTTAAGTCATTGTTCACTTGCTGTGTGTCTGTTGCAATAGCAAAAATGCTATACCTCCTGTGGTTCTTGGCACACCTCACACAAATAGGTAGCGCGTCCTCCTACTTTCATATAATGCACTTTGGTGCCACAATTGGGGCAGTTTTCGGTGTTCTGATCAGTCCAGCCTCGGCGATGAATAAAATAGTCTTTAGGATAATGGTTATAATTGGCTTCATGACTGACGGCAGTTTGTAAAATATCGCGCATTTTATCATACACCAGGCGTAGCTCGTTTTTACTCAACTTATTGGTACGGGTTTCGGGGTGTACCCTCGCCTGAAACAATATTTCGTCGGCGATCCAGTTACCTACTCCTGCGGCTACTTGCTGGTTGAGCAGCAGCGGTTTAATCAATCCTTTGCGCCCAGCGGTATTTTGCTCAAACTCTTCCCAACTCATTTTATAAGCGTCGGTTGACAGTTTCTTTTTGGCTTGATAAGCCTTTACGTTGTCTGCCACATCTATACGGCCAAATTTGCGGGGACAGTCAAAGGCAAGGTGAAAACCGTTGGCAAGGTGAAAAACTACCCGCCCAAAACGAGGAGGATCGTCGCGGTAATACTTAAGTGAACCACTCATTCCAAAATGAATCATCAACACCTTGTCAGCACTCGTTTCTATAAACAAGTACTTGCCAATTCGGTCGGTTTTATCAAATGTGTGCTTTTCGGCTACCTCCTTTAGGGTTTCAGCGGTACAGGCAAGTACTCCTGCATCTGCAATTTCCACTTGTACTACTTTTTGGTGCAAGGCTGTACCTTCAAAATATTGTTTGAATCGTTCTACTTCGGGTAATTCAGGCATTTTTTATTATTTTCTTGAATAATTGGCCACAAGCTGAGTACTCGTGACCAAACGTTTAAAACTTGTCTTTCTCTGAAAAAACAACAAACTTGCTGATATGTTTTAATGGTATTTTGACCCACAAAATTTTATGAGCAATCACAGTATAAAAGTAAGGGCAGGTAAACCCGAAGATGTAGGTGCCTTGCTTGAAATGATTAAAGAGTTGGCGCTGTACGAAAAAGCTTTGGATGAGGTGAAAACTACTGAGGAGCAATTACTTGCCGATGGGTTTGGTAGTCAGCCATTGTATGGTTTTTTTCTGGCAGAGTTGGAGGACAAAGTAGTAGGAATGGCGTTGTATTATTACCGTTATTCTACCTGGAAAGGCAAAAGTATGTACCTGGAAGACTTGTATGTAAAAGAGAAGTATCGGCAGTACAAAGCAGGCTTTCATTTATTTAAGGCGATTGCTCAAAAGGCACAAGACGAAAACTGTCATCGTATTAGTTGGCAAGTACTTGACTGGAACGAACCGGCGATTAAGTTTTACAAAAAACTAGGTGCCGAACTTGACGCCGAATGGATAAATGGGCACTTGAGCAAATCTCAGTATACGCACTTGTTAGAGTAAAGTGATGACGAGCAATAGTACTAAAAAAAGCCTGCTCTTTTCAGAACAGGCTTTGTATATTTTAAGTAGCAAGTTACAAATGGTATGCTTCAAGTAAATAATTTATCAAAGTATCCAGTTTGTAAATGCCCCTTTAAAATCAACATTACTTGATAGCATCCATAAATGAAGCCTTGGTTTTGTACTTAAAGAATTCTGCATCTTTCAACGCTTTTGCCTTCAAGTCACTCTTCAACTCTACTGCTTTTTTCAAGTTTTGAGTAAGCTCTCCTTCGTTGCCCTGACGAGCAGCTACTACTGCCAATGCATAGAAAGTAGTGGCATCTTTGTCATTCATTTTTGCCGCAGCATTGAACGAAGCCTTTGCTTGCTCGTAGTCGTTGGCCTCTAACAAGTAAGCCAAACCTTTGTTGAAATAGTTAGGTACAGTACTGGCTGCACTGGCTAACAACTCATAAGCTTCTTTGTATTTGCCATCGTCGCGAGAAGTAGCCTGCTGAATCGCATAGTAACCTTTGATTCCATTCAACAATCCAGTCATCGCAGGGTTGTCACCCGCTCCTATTTCTACGGCTTTCTTAAAAGACTCTTCTGCTTTGGCATTGTCACCTTTCATCAAGTAAGCCATTCCCATGTTGTAGTAAATCTCACCTGATTCTTTTTTACCCTTTGCCTTTTCAAAAGAAGCCAATGCTTTATCAACATAAGAGTTGTCTTTGGTCAATAAGGCTACATCTAAGTAAGCAGCACCCAAGTTGTTGTTTACTTTCCAGGTATCATATTTAGTTACTGCTTTTTCTAACCATTTTACACGGTTGGTGTAGTTAGGGTTGTTGGCAGCCATATACAAGAACTCAGTCTCAGTCAATTTGTCTGCTGGCTCTTCACCTTTTACAATTTTATCCAACATGTTCTCCATGTCAGCCTTAGTCTTGGCCTGACCTGGTACAGTGATGTCCATTTTTGCGTAACGCATTTTTGGGTAAATCTCGTCCATCATTGTATTGTAGTAAGCAAGGCCTTGTAGTTTCTTTTCTTTTTCTACAAATCCACCGCTTCCGTCTACGATACCTACTACCTCAGTCTTTTGATCTTCGTTCAAAGAACTTCCTTGTACCAAAGTTTTGAATTCTGGCCAGGTAGCTTCCAAAGTTTTGTTATCAAACTGAAAGTCAAACTTCTTTACTTTCTTGCCATAGTCAAAAGCTTTCATCATCATCTTCATTTGATTACCAACTGCGCTTGAACGCTGACCTGGCAAGTTTTGGTTGATGGCTACACGTCCTTCAGGAGAGTGAGAGCTTGCCCCGTTTGCTTTGAACTCAGGGATATTATCAACCTTGGCAAATTGAGAAGCCATTGCTTTGAAAGTAGCTTTGGCAAGATCAATTGTATTTTTATTGTCACCAGTGGTGGCGGTTACGCGAGCGCTTCCTTGCTCAAAGTTGATGTTGTAAGAAGTAGTTTTATCGCTTTCTTTTGTCCAACCATCCTGAGCATAAGCAAATGGGCTTTTACCAGCAGCGTTAGAAATACCATCTACAGGGTTTCTCACCAAACGGCTGGTAGTAGCTACACCTACTACAGGGTTACCAGCGCTCATTACACCAATAGGTCCAAATCTTTTACTTTTTTTACCTTTGCTGGCTACACCAGTAATAATGACAAAACCTTGTTCGTGCTTGTCTTCGTAAGCAAAGTTCATTTTTTTGCTCACTTTTGGCTCTTCAGTTCCACCAGCATACTTGTCACCTTCAAGCTCAATAACCCCAGCTTTGGTTACACCGTCAGGCTTGTTACCATCTTTACCTTTGGTAAATTTAGTAATATCTCCTGATACATAGTCAACTTCCAACCCGTAAGTAATCCCCTTTTTCATCATCTTTACAGGCAGTTTTGCCGACAAAGTAAATCCTACGTTGCCGCCGTGCAGTTCAAGAGGATTAGGCTCTACTGTAAGTTGCTGTTGCTCCATTATTTTTGCCATTTCTGCCAAAGGATCTTTACAGCCTACAGCAAAAATTACTAATAAGGACAACATTAAATTTGGTAAGTTTTTCTTCATTTGATTCATCATTTAAAATTTTGGTTTTTAAATTGTTTGAAATGTGTTCCATCGTGTTCGTAAAAACTCGCTGAGGCTTTGTGGGCGCTCAAAGGAATAATGGAAACTTACTACTTATGTTTTAAATATACAGTATTGATGTTAAAAAAATGGAGAATATCTGTTTTATCTTTCCATTTAATTTGTGGTCAATATATACATAATTAAAAAAAATAAAAATTACAAAAAAAGGCTTCCAAATTACTTTTCCACCTCTTTTAATGCAAACTCATCAGGCAATGTGTGCTTGCCTACATACAACAAAAAACCGGGCAATAAGTTTACCCGGTGTCGTATGCATGCACAAAAATTATAAATTTATCGTTTCCATACTGCCCAGTTGCGGCCACTTTCTGCAAGCGACCAACCACTGCCTGGCAACCAATCGCCTCCTCCTATTTTTACTGCGGTGTTGTTGTTAACAATAGCAGCGTATTTATTTCCATCGGCTGCCCGAATAACTACCGAACTAGTGGCCGTAATCCCCTGAGACTTTCGGATTGAAATCAACGATTTGATCTTGTTTTTCAGTTGGGCACCCCAGTCAAAGTAATGAGGCCAGTATACACAGGGAATGCCAGGGTGAGTCAAAATATACGCATAACCTTCTTCTATTTTATCAGCTGGAAAAGGCCAGTAGTCTTGTCCACCATTGGGCGATGGCCCCGTATCGTGATTATCTACAAAAGTAACCGACATTTGTGGCCACCAACCAATGGCGCCTATAGGTTTACCTTGAGCATCTCTCAATCGCCAGTACTCTCCTCGTTCTACGGCAAGCATCAACTGCCATTTAGTTGTAAAGTCAAAAGCAGTAGATTTATTGCCAGTACCGTTGATCCAATCCATAATTTTCTGGCGGTGATAGTTCACCCCATTGCCCGACGCATAATAATTGCCAGTAATGTCAGGCCAAAGTTCTCCTACCGAAAAATAAGGAGTGGTTTGGTCATTATATAACCCGGTATAAGACGCACTGTAGCCTTTTACATAATCGTAACGCCATCCTGCAAAACCTACATCATTTTTAAGCCAGTTGAGCCAGTTTCTAATCTCATTTCTTACCGAACCGTTGGTATGGTCAAGGTCTCGCCCCGCGTTATAACTATCGCCTGTGTCGTAGTTTCCTGTACCTTGTCCCCATTCATCGTCTTTGGTTACAGCGTTGGCATTGTTGCCAAAAGAAGGGTTAGTAAAATCTGCCCAGTTGGTAGTACCCACTCGGTGGTTTACTACAATATCGGCAATCGGTTTGATGTTGTGGCTGTTCAAGGCGTTGATCGCTGCCCTTAGCTCACTACCTGCACCATGGTCAGAGTTTATCTGATACCACTCGTTGGGCAGGTAACCAGTGCCTCCGGTAGACTTAGATACGGGCGGAAGCCAAACCATAGAAAAGCCTGCATTTTTGATCTCATTTGCCTTGTTTTTGACAATGTTCCAAGTACCATACTGCCAGGAGTTCCAGTGGAAGCCTTGCAACATGATGTCGCTACCTGACCCTGACCGTGTGCTTGCGATTGTGGTTAGTTTGGTCGAGGCAGGAGTTTTAGGTTTGGGTAAAAGGGTTTCTTTTTTAGTACAGCCTAAAAACAGGTTGCTTGCCAGCAAGATAACTATAAAGTAAATGTGTAATTTGTAATTGGAATGTATCATTTGAGTACTTTTGATTGTTTT
Protein-coding sequences here:
- a CDS encoding M48 family metallopeptidase yields the protein MIEKTIHIAGVGEVLLVKSKRAKRVNIKIAPLKGVRVTVPHRVTFANAEKLVLEKKSWLMKHIPNMQKLEGKLTLFTPDTQFTTFSHELVFVVDASSELRAKADQTKLTIIYPPDTDFASIETQDFIRHCIVETYRREAKVFLPGRVRELATLHQFKFRSVHVKNAKTRWGSCSYDNKINLNLHLMRLPAHLRDYVILHELCHTQVKNHSQDFWDLMDKVSGNGRGLDKELDQWQIEVF
- a CDS encoding ATP-binding protein, encoding MKISHINIPNFQQFKDFRLDLTYPQGHAKAGQPLDKVCLIGQSGTGKTTILNQLYNVLLHFFYGTQAELYTAKPPSNFNFSIKASFDQMRSVEVFIANKEVLIYDPQDDFEIDLPTFFAGLVEQGYYDKYHNKLVNFPAETIDSINNILQNQVVENPLRNIRTSDNMKEKIIAEREKLATKTVYNFASDNPLELWKSILLDLQEYEDARNYYSRQISEALLENDDMPIENLRDQFRQWKNDNPNPLEALGNLLNPILNQFQLEVNTKAEYKFSEEVKFIQVNTLAGDNVPYSKWSTGTKQIILTATPLFKLNMRNTVVLMDEPERSLYPNMQSMAIDYYTRLAPQAQFLFATHSPLIASSFDPWEIVELQFDETGFVERKPYYKGANHIDNYTPHPKALRWDEVLQQLFGLTAESYETSEQPLRRASALKAKLKGWMENGQMETPEATAALKEFEQLSQRLAWQVMNI
- a CDS encoding RpnC/YadD family protein; its protein translation is MSNQYDKIFKENVGEFFLSLSETYLNIKVEKSEELKDKLQTTLEREADFLRKITTPQGEQMIVQLEFQTNDEQGMVERMQLYFAILQQKYKLSIRQFVIYVGNKPPKMRTRLNPEEIFTGFELLDLSQIKYKQWLASNIPEEILLAVLGDFQQADALQVLKQIISRLLVLIKDPGTLQKYIRQLAILARLRNLTIETEQTLDDMALTYDIEKDAFYLKGVKKGKEEGKEEGIKKGKEEGVKEGIKKGREEGKQEEKTALILGLLKSGKMTLQEIASLTKVTVAEVQKMADQIK
- the purL gene encoding phosphoribosylformylglycinamidine synthase subunit PurL, with translation MEEQLTTVETAMQLGLLIEEFEKIKELLGRTPNFTELSAFSVMWSEHCCYKSSILWLKKLPKSSPRMLAEAGEENAGLVDIGNGLACAFKIESHNHPSAIEPYQGAATGVGGINRDIFTMGARPIAQLNTLRFGDIDLEKTKHLLRGVVKGIGDYGNAFGVPTVGGEVYFDSSYNTNPLVNAFSAGIVETDKIASAIALGVGNPVFIVGSATGKDGIHGAAFASKDITEDSAKDLPSVQVGDPFQEKLLLEATLEVIATGNVVGIQDMGAAGIICSSSEMSAKGEHGMDIDLDKVPLRQENMLPFEILLSESQERMLVVVEKGKEQEILDIFDKWDLNCAEIGTVTESNNVRFFQKGELVADVPANALVLGGDAPIYEHSYTEPDYFQQYKHFKTEDVPEPTDYAAVAQFLMKHPNIVSRQWIYEQYDSMVGTANASTNSPADAAVVHIKGADQAIVISVDCNGRYVQADPKIGAMIAVCESARNVVCAGGNPVAITNNLNFGNPYNQEVYWQFVQSVKGIIDACEKLETPVTGGNVSFYNQASTVSKEGGNVTNAVLPTPTIGMLGLMDNLEHRMTLDFKNVGDIIYVIGEPKNDIAGSEYLTSYHNFKESSAPHFDLEAEYDLQQTVKALIRDKQIQSAHDISDGGLFVTLAESAMPRDLGFSILTTFDEIDVRKDAFLFGESQSRVVVTIKAEDQDRFEDFMKEQSVPFFEVGVVTISDFKVDTHVLITTEDAKDMYQNTLGRHMDGELAQA
- a CDS encoding cysteine desulfurase encodes the protein MDIQKLRADTPGCLQVTHLNNAGAALIPQAVIDVQRDYMNQEANYGGYETAAKFADELQTTYTRVARLINAQPSEIALVESATVAWGKAFFALDLQPGDRVATAMAEYASNYINYLQAQKTHGIKIEVVPNDKHGQLSLEALEQLLAEDKASEGKIKLISITHVPTNGGLVNPAEEVGKLAKKYGVLYLLDACQSVGQLPVDVQQIGCDMLSATGRKYLRAPRGTGFLYVSERILQDLEPKVLDLTSAKWTAKSAYEMRTDGVRFENYEYNRANRLGLSEAVQYALDLGMENIWQRIQQLGNLLRQRLVELPNVQVYDLGLVKGGIVSWGIEGIPAEFVVEKLREVQINTSLILESGTLLDMQERELPPLVRSSVHYYNTEEEIEKLCGELKKVILLYSRIEHV